A region of the Bos mutus isolate GX-2022 chromosome 18, NWIPB_WYAK_1.1, whole genome shotgun sequence genome:
ttctccaatgcatgaaagtgaaaagtcaaagtgaagtcgctcagtcctgtccgactcctagcgaccccatggacagcagcctaccaggctcctctgtccatgggattttccaggcaagagtactggagtggggtgccatcgccttctccgtcttaTCAGTCTACACTATGCTAAACCAATCTGGTTTATGACCCCCCATAATCCACTAAAAAGGTTTTGGAACAGGTTTACAGTGGCCTGTATACTGCCAAGTTTTAAGGACACTGGCTCATTTAATTTTGTGGTAAAATCAACAGAATGATCATCTCTACCTACTTGGCTTCTAGGACACCACACTCTAGATAGGCTTGTAGTACCTCATTAGCAAAGGAGATCAGctgattttctttcctctgacttAGCAGAGTACCAAGGCTCAAATCTAGCTTTCTTGCTTCCTCTAAATACATATAGTTTACCTCAAGGATCTTATCCTATCACCTGTCATTAATACTGTTTGAAGGCTTCTGGTGCAAAACTTAGGAGTTGCTCAGATTCCCACTTATTGTCAAACAAGATTTACACATCTAACATACCTCAAATTCTTGATTCTGTTCCCTCCTAAACTGCTTCTCCATGGCCCCTAACATCTTAATCAGCTAGCCTTACACATTAAAAGTTGGCACAGTATTTATGTCTTCCTGTTATCATGCACCTCGTaactcatttccaaataaaaaccaGAACTATCCATTTCCACCCATCTCACACGTTAACATGTCTCAAACTTTTATCACCTTGCTTTAGTGATTACTCAAGCCTCTAAAATGGCCACTCTGCCTCTCTACTCCTGCTCCCATTTCAACCCACTCTTCACAAAGCATCAAATGGTCTTATCAAAATATCAACTACACTGCCATACTTAAGTCTTCTTTGGCATTCTCATGGCACTTAAGAACAAATCGTCTTTGACACAATGGCCTATGACTCTCACATCATATGCTCCATACCTGTATCTTCAACCACATCCTACACCACCTCCCCGACCCCACCCAGCACACACAAAAGCACTAGTAAGACCTTAAAAGGACAGCAGTAGGTTGTTTTGATATTCATTATATATCTAATGACCAGCGTGTAACAGGTAGTAAGCAAATATTTGCGTCTGCAAAAGCCGTGTCTCCCATCTATTACACTGAAATAATCACAAGAAGCTATAAAATAGACAACACACCAAGTTTGTCACTTGCCTCTCATTTTTTCTAGATATAAAGTGGGGAAATAATGTGCATTCTCTCTACTACCCAGGGGAGCTGTTCTGAAGATAAAATGGTTGACTGTAAGTTCACATAGTGTCGTCTGCGGCAaccccagcatcacctgggaactggaaggaaatacaaattctAAGCCCCCATCAACCCAGATTTCCTGAATCAGGAACTCTGGAAATAGGACCCAGCAATAAGCCCTCATTAAGCCCAGTAAGAGATTCTAGTGTACACTGAAGTTTAAATTTTTACATGAAAACACTGTAAAAAATAGAGCTAAACACCAGGTTATGTTACTACTGCCTTGTATTACAAAATCATGTTTGCTGTTCACCAATGGTACACAGTACAATTACAAAGTGGGGTTTTTCATAAAATAGCTTGTGTTGGCccagtattttaaaacagaacaCCTTAAACATAAACTACCTATGCAGTATCTAAGCAAGAAAAGCATACATAGTATTGCTTAAACAGATATACTAAGGAATACCTCGAACAGAAGATGAAAAGTTACAACTGAAAATTAgaatactttattttgttgggtttTGGGAAGAGATGTATTATGGTGCCTCACATGGTTTGGGTATAACGGAACTTATTAGTATGTATGTGGGCAATGTGGGATTAACCATAATTTATCTTATACATCTTGACTAACAATGATTCAGGTTCCCAACAAACTACTTTATTAGGATGGAGTAAGATAGACGTTCAGGTCATCTGCCTCCTGACATGTTAAATAAAATGACAATTGTGATTTTCAGATTCGACTTCCCTCTTTGGATCAACACTGCCAAgctgggtgggagtgggggagatCCTAAGCCACAGCCAACAGATACATTAATGTATTCTCTTAGTTTTGTCTTAGCATTTCAGGCTTTATTTACTGACTCCAAAGCTGCAAGAACAGCCGTGTTAAGACCTAAATGAAGCATGAGATTAAGAAAATGCCTTATGACTAAAATCTTTATGGGGAGTATTCTTCCTACTGTGATTGATTAGTAGAGACACTCTTGTTTTCTTTGCACCcaatccccaaccagggattgaacccacacccttgaCAGCGCTAAGTGCAGCGTCCTATCACTGGGCCACTACTGAATCCCCTGGAGGCAGTTTTTAAACAGTGTACAAACAACTGGTTAATTCCTTAGTAAATTTAGTACGTAACAACACAGAAATActgtggattttctttcttttttgccatgcagcatgcaagatcttagttccccggaccagggattgaatcccagaccagggatagaacctgtgccccctgcattgggagcatggagtattCCCTGCACTGCGAGGGGAGTCCTTAAGAGCTTTctaaaaagcagttttaagtCAACCTCAAATGCTGTATTGCTGATGTTCACCATTCAAGAAAatcttaaaacattatttatatcAAGTTACATTGTGATGAGGGAATAAAAAGTACCTTCAGGAAGGACTGGTTTACACAATAGAATCCTGCCCAGAGTGTGAACCACTTTTTCCATACCCATCCCATCCTCTCCACCTTTGTAAAAGAAAACAGTAACTTGATGGGGAGAATCCCTTCACAATGTCTaccaaatcatcatgttgtatgcttcaaatatcttacaattttgtcagttatacctcagaagagctggaaaaaaacaaaaacaaaaaaggtgtGTTTGTCAGAGTAGGGGAAGAATGAAATAACCTGCAGATTAAGACTGAGATCCAAGTGTTGACATTTAATTCAAACTGTGGATGTTCTGGGATGctgagtgattttctttttaaaaatgatataatgagTAACTTTCTTGTTAACGCATATGCTGTTCTCACAGAAATGTACAAGACAGTAAAATGGTCATTCCAAAGTCAGTTTATCTGAAAATGACAAATTATATGAAGTCTATGTTAATCTTTAACTAAATGTTCTTAAAACTTCCTAAGCTCAAATGATATGTCACAAAATAGTGTCAAAAACatgaagatataaataaattaaaacatttggATTATACtgtcagttttaattttaataaaatagataatttccTACTACATAGAGAGCAAGTCCATCCACTCattgataaaattttagaaatatttcctaTAAAAAGTTTAGTAGTTGATTGGGAATGAATCCATTAGAACATGATGTCTATAGGTACAGTGTTCCCATCCTCACCCCCATTCTTACtaattttgagaaaatttaaaaatacagaaaagtacaaaaaataaGACAAGATATCCATATACCACAATCCAGAATTAACCAGTATCTCAATATATTTTCTGCAGTCTTTTAAGAGAAAttgatgtttatatataaaactgaagtcTCCCTCtaacagccccctcccccacacgcattcccttcccttctccactctTCACAGGCAACCACTATCAAGAGTTTGGTCTGTATACTTCCAACCCATttcaaaaacacttaaaaaacatacatacatatatgtatccattACCAATATATAGCACTGAAATTCTGTGAGGaagttttaattcaaatttaCAAAAATGTCATCGTATTATGTCATTCTGCAACTTTCTTTCCCCCTCAACATGACTTTTGAGATCTTTCTAATACATATAGATCTCATTTATTACACTTTACAGATATACAGTATTCCATCGTTaagtattttccattttgttcctgATGGGAATTTGTTCCCAATTAATGAGTACTACAAATCATGCCACAGTAAATAGTCTGGTACATACTTTCCTGAGCATACAAACTcagagtagaattgctagataTTTTTCAATTTGCCATAAGGAATGTTTCCCATTCCCAAGGTCATAACCATTTTACTATATAGCTTTCTCATACTTCTGCTTTTAACCCAATCcctttatctttgtgtatagttCATGTtctatccccccaccccccccaacctTGGAGAACAAATTACCtccaaagcactttttaaaatagtccCATTAGCTTCTCAGCTCCTGATGCCTTTTCTATATTATAAATTCTAATAAATGCATAGGTTTTTGCAGAATCTCTTCTGTTCTGCTAAATTAATACCATAGAAGTCTCTTTCTAATGCttatagctttgtttttattacaCTGGTGAAGATCTCCAGATTCATGCAGATGGCAatcataaaaatgttttccaCTCCCAATTTTAGTGGAAATGCATCTTAAGTTTTCAGTATTACCTTTGCAGTATGGTTTTTATTGGATACAGGACTTCAATCATACAAATGTCTTTCTCTTCAAGATGAATTCTCTGGTGTCCTTTAAGTTTTTAGCTTTTGCTTCCCTCATTTGTGATGCCTTCCTTCATTATTTCTGATGTGTTGTAAGGTGTAAATTCCTGATGAACACCTTTCATGATATCCACAGGGTTTTAATGGGTATGAATTTTCTGGTGTCTAATGTGGTGTGACTTCTGGCTGAaagctttcccacattcactacACTGATAAGGCTTCTTACCTGTGTGTATTCTCAAATGTAGAGCAAGGGTTGAGAACTGCGAGAAAGCTTTCCCACACTCATTACAACCATAGGGTTTCTCACCTGTATGGCTTCTCACATGTACAGTAAGAGATGAACTTTGAGAGAAGGCTTTTCCACATACATTGCATTCATACGGCTTATCACCTGAATGAATTCTCACATGTACAATAAGTGATGTTCGCTGAGAgaaggcttttccacattcattacattcataaggtttctctccagtgtgaatattttgatgttttatgAGGTACTTCTTCTGACCAAAAGCTGTTCCACATTCATTACACTTGAAGGGTTTCTCTCCGATATGAATTTTCTCATGCTCAGTAAGGTTTGACTTGCCACTGAAGGTTTTCCCACACTCCTTACATATAAAgggcttctctcctgtgtgagttCTCTGGTGTCTGATGAGGTTTGACTTCTGAATGAAAGCTTTCCCACAGTCCTTACACTCAAAAggtttttctccagtgtgaatttTCTGATGGGTAAGAAGATTTTCCTTCTGgctgaaggattttccacattcGTTACATTCAAAAAGCTTCTCTCCAGTATGGGTGTTCTGATGTTTAATGACATACTGCTTTTGGCTGAATGCTtttccacattcattacattcaaAAGGTTTCTCTCTATTATGAAAATGCTCATGCTCAGTAAGAGTTGATTTGTGGCTGAAGATTTTCCCACATACCTTACAGGCAAAGGGGTTTTCCCCACTACAAATTCTCTGCTGACTGAGGTGTGACATCTGAATGGAAGCTTTCCCACATTCACAAGGTTTCTTTCTTGTATGAATTTtttgataaatgaaaatttactttTAGCTGAAGGTATTTCCACATTTCTTACAtgtgctgggcttctctgtgtATGGCCTTTCGAATACAGAGTAAGAGATAAGGTTCAAGAGAAAACTTTATCATAATCAGTACATTCAGAGCTCTCTAactctaaattttctaaaatattcagtGAAGATTTATAACCTTCACTgacttctctccagtatgaattttcTTCTGCTCAATGAGATGTTATCTAGGTAAAGgcttttcaatattctttagAAGCACAGGATTTCTCTCCAGCCTGACTTCAACATTGAATGAGGTGCAACATACAAATGAAAGTTTTCCCACATTCAGTAAATTCATAggttttctctccagtatgaatgcTCTGATATCATGTGGGATTCAAATTTTTAATGAAGGCATTTCCACACTGATTTTATACCCTTTTACAAAAAGGGTTATTATTACTACAAGGAGTAAGCTGTGGCAGATTTCCACACTATCTAAATTGATGATTCTTTCCTACACAACTAACTCTAAATTGTGTTTCAAACTCTAGGTTGAAAAAGTTGTTCCCTTCAAAGATAGTCTGATATCAGAGGAAGCACTTTTCCAATTTTCTTAGTCACTGCTTTTTTTCTGTCTGTACTTTATTGAAGCTGGATGCAACTTGTCTCCCAAGTCTTGTTGTCAGTCTATCCGTTCATCATCTTCTCAAgcttcttctaaataaaatggagtacAAAGAATCATCATTTAAAGCAGTCAATGTATATATAACGTGCTTAGAACTGTGgctggcacatggtaagcaccCATAAATGTTAGCTTTATGTTATCATTATTTATGAATTTTCCCATTATTAGTAATGAAATTTCAGATTGTGCTTTGGGGGATGAACTAGCTCAAAGTACGAAAGAATCCTCATGATCAATGTCTTCAACTAAATTCTGAGATGGAAACCCTTGAATAGGACTCCTGGTTGAAAACTAAACATTCACATATGTATAAACAGCTCAGAAAACTCTTGAAAAATAACTTAATTTCATAATCCAGCAaattgaatataacaaaaaatgagGGATTAAAAAATAGGATAAAAAGATAACCACATAAAATTGAGAAAGTCTACCAGGGATtctgaaaaagggaaaggaaaagccAACTGCTTCCTTCTAAAATTCCATTCAAAGgacaagaaaagggaaaatggcACAGACTCACAAGAAAGAAGAATGATAGGCAACATCGATACACACAggtattaacaatttttttttttaataacaaagtaCATGGAGGATTTGACAGAAGAGCTGAGGAAGTTCAAATAACATAAAGGCACTGCAGAAGAGGACACTGATGTCAAGCAAGCAAACCTGTGTCACAAAATATCATAAAGACTCAGGAAATGAAGGGAAATTTTAAGCACCTCAAAAGAAGGAATAGTATttgctgtaaaaataaaatgtttaagttGCAACTGGCCCCTTACTGTCAGTCATGAGGACAAAGGACCACTCCTTTCACAAAGTCAAAGTTACTCTTTGCAGGAATTTAATCACAGAAGCCTCAGTCTCAGGGACACTCAACAAATGAGATGACAGGTACTATATTGAAAGCAATGGGATGTATATGTAATATGGTGAGACTCCAGCTCCATTCTGTAGTCGATGCCCAAAGTGTTGGAAACTTTGAGCAGGATATGAAAGGACCCTTTTCTGGACAAACTAATAAAAGGCCAGTGAAAAACTTAAATAGGATGCCTCCCATCTAAGATGATACTTATTTGTGGTCATTTTTTTTCTGGTGAAACAAAGGACCTGGCCACATCTGATCATGAGAGTAAGACAGTATAACTCAGAAATAGACCCCCAAGTCCATGAGGCATTCTACACTCTACTCTTTATCCACTGACTAGAAGCACCCAGGAACAAAAGAGCTTACCTTTTAGTGAATCACTCTTAAACATGACTGTATAGCCAATACTCCACACACAGCAGAGGAACCCCACTAACATGAAAGATCAACattgaaagaaagcaagaaactCTAAGGAAATAAAGGTAAGGCACAGCAAACAACAAAACCCCGAAACCAAATGCAGACAGTTATGAGAAGATATTTTATCAGTGAAACAATAACAGCATTCTGGAAACGAGAAACAGAAAAAGGTCCCTCAGAAAGTAAGACTGGGACAATGGGGTGGGGTGAGAGGTAAGGTAAGGGAAATTGTATTATCATTCACCAATAACAGGGTCTCCACAGTGCAGAAGGATTGCACTGCTTCACTCTAGCAAACTCAGGCATGGCCAGGTGCCTTGTTTGGTCAATGACATATAAACACAGGTGACAACTGTCATTTCCTGATAGAAGTTATAAGAAGAAACATTGAAGGATAAACCAAAGTATAAAATAGCTGAGTAAAAGaagttccagaaaataaaaaggggAAACTAGTTTAGAGGAAATattcaaagaacaaaaaaatgtcCTCTCCTCTAAGTCACGAATCTCCAGACGTCTTAAAAGGTGCACTTGGTACCCtgcacaataaataataaaagatgaataTCTAGACATATTACTGGGACATTTCAAAACAGCAAAGAGgcaaaaaatgctttcaaaagaaagaacatacatcattcaaagaaaagagaataaaatttccCAACAGAAAGACAGGAAGCTAGAATTctgattgaaaaaaatttaagcttAGATTATCAACCTGAGACAGTCAAGTACAGGCATTTTTCAGTTATGCAAATGCCCAAAACGCACCTTTTCTCCCAGGATGCTATTAGAACATGTGTTCCACCAAAATTACTAGACAGAGATGGTAACAgatatagaatctaaaaatgagGGGATGTACAAGGGGGtaaaaaatgaagtaatttcTATGTTAATGGTGATGAAAAGCTACAAGGTAAGAGATGACTATCAGGTCAGAGTACAGCCTGGTCTCCACTGAAGTAAGAGGACAAGAATTCTAGACTTATTGTCTCCAAAGGGAAAAATGGAGATTTCCCAACGCATGTAACAATGTGGAAACTAGTACTGAGAGGGCTTTGAACTATTCTG
Encoded here:
- the ZNF146 gene encoding zinc finger protein OZF yields the protein MSHLSQQRICSGENPFACKVCGKIFSHKSTLTEHEHFHNREKPFECNECGKAFSQKQYVIKHQNTHTGEKLFECNECGKSFSQKENLLTHQKIHTGEKPFECKDCGKAFIQKSNLIRHQRTHTGEKPFICKECGKTFSGKSNLTEHEKIHIGEKPFKCNECGTAFGQKKYLIKHQNIHTGEKPYECNECGKAFSQRTSLIVHVRIHSGDKPYECNVCGKAFSQSSSLTVHVRSHTGEKPYGCNECGKAFSQFSTLALHLRIHTGKKPYQCSECGKAFSQKSHHIRHQKIHTH